Proteins from one Plasmodium yoelii strain 17X genome assembly, chromosome: 2 genomic window:
- a CDS encoding PIR protein, whose protein sequence is MDDSCSYFDILRKHLPDELSEKAETDLENISDFNNYCPNKNCNTELEKTTVGFLWLLGQYFTKYPIKGDNVYNTEPLFLYIILWLSYKLNQNSENNTTKINEFYTKHVNNNSKYSKFINDSSKFTDIKEFINKQNYLLNINIKDLSKFYDVSKLICTMYSNVTTNTDKRILLNNANEFVNKYQELNRDSNNIDGSSYKQILSALSDDYNKLKNKNSSITPLPDITADVSAQISRVISSSSSTGKKLFTVLSIFGAISFFLGISYKYSLFGFRKRAQKQYLREKIKKIKKKMNH, encoded by the exons ATGGATGATTCT TGTTCATACTTTGATATTTTGAGGAAGCATTTACCCGATGAATTAAGTGAAAAGGCAGAAACTGACCTAGAAAATATTAGTGATTTCAATAATTATTGCCCTAATAAAAACTGCAATACTGAACTCGAAAAAACTACGGTTGGATTTTTATGGTTACTTGGACaatattttactaaataCCCAATTAAAGGtgataatgtatataatactGAACcactttttctatatattattttatggttaagttacaAATTAAACCAAAACTCAGAGAATAATACCACCAAAATAAACGAATTTTATACTAAAcatgtaaataataatagtaaatatagtaaatttataaatgatTCCAGTAAATTTACAGATATTAAGGAAttcataaataaacaaaattatttgttgaatattaatattaaagatctgtctaaattttatgatgtaTCCAAATTAATATGTACCATGTATAGTAATGTTACAACGAACACAGATAAACGCATACTGTTAAATAATGCAAATGAATTTGTTAACAAATATCAAGAACTTAATAGAGATTCTAATAATATTGATGGCAGTtcatataaacaaatattgTCTGCTTTATCagatgattataataaattaaaaaataaaaatagcagTATTACACCTCTTCCAGATATAACAGCAGACGTTTCTGCACAAATATCTAGAGTTatatcatcaagttcgtcgacaGGAAAGaaattatttacagttttatcgatatttggtgcaatatcgttttttttaggaatttcttataag tattcgttgtttggatttcggaaacgagctcaaaaacaatatttaagagaaaaaataaaaaaaataaagaagaaaatgaatcattaa